Proteins encoded by one window of Sciurus carolinensis chromosome 12, mSciCar1.2, whole genome shotgun sequence:
- the Ctse gene encoding cathepsin E, giving the protein MKTLLLLLLVLLDLGLAQGALHRVALKRHQSLRKKLRARGQLSEFWKSQNLDMIQFTESCNKDQSTNEPLINYLDVEYFGTISIGSPPQNFTVIFDTGSSNLWVPSVYCTSPACKSHPVFHPSQSSTYSELGTSFSIQYGTGSLSGIIGSDQVTVGGLTVTGQQFGESVKEPGQTFVNAEFDGILGLGYPSLAAGGVTPVFDNMMAQNLVDLPIFSVYMSSDPEGGSSSELTFGGYDSSHFSGSLNWVPVTKQAYWQIALDGIQVGDTVTFCSEGCQAIVDTGTSLITGPSHKIKQLQEAIGAAPMDGEYAVECANLSDMPDIAFIINGVSYTLSPTAYTLLDYVDGMKLCSSGFQGLDIQPPSGPLWILGDVFIRQFYSVFDRGNNRVGLAPAVP; this is encoded by the exons ATGAAAAcactcctcctgctgctgcttgTGCTTCTCGACCTGGGACTGGCCCAAGGAGCCCTTCACAG GGTGGCCCTCAAGAGGCACCAGTCCCTCCGGAAGAAGCTGCGGGCCCGAGGCCAGCTCTCTGAGTTCTGGAAATCCCAGAACTTGGACATGATCCAGTTCACCGAGTCCTGCAACAAGGATCAGAGCACCAATGAGCCCCTCATCAACTACTTGGAT gTGGAATACTTCGGCACTATCTCCATCGGTTCCCCACCACAGAACTTCACAGTCATCTTTGACACTGGCTCCTCCAATCTCTGGGTCCCCTCTGTGTACTGCACCAGCCCAGCCTGCA AGTCACACCCTGTGTTCCACCCTTCCCAGTCCAGCACATACAGTGAGCTGGGCACTTCTTTCTCCATCCAGTACGGGACTGGGAGCTTGAGTGGGATCATTGGCTCGGACCAAGTCACA GTGGGAGGACTGACTGTGACTGGCCAGCAATTTGGAGAAAGTGTCAAAGAGCCCGGCCAGACCTTCGTGAATGCAGAGTTTGATGGAATTCTGGGTTTGGGATACCCTTCCTTGGCTGCTGGAGGAGTGACTCCAGTATTTGACAACATGATGGCCCAGAACCTAGTGGATCTGCCAATATTTTCTGTCTACATGAGCAG TGACCCAGAGGGTGGCTCAAGCAGCGAGCTGACATTTGGAGGCTATGACAGCTCTCATTTCTCCGGGAGCCTGAATTGGGTGCCAGTCACCAAGCAAGCCTATTGGCAGATTGCGCTGGATGG AATCCAGGTGGGAGACACTGTGACATTCTGCTCTGAGGGCTGCCAGGCCATTGTGGACACAGGGACCTCCCTCATCACTGGCCCTTCCCACAAGATCAAGCAACTGCAAGAGGCCATTGGAGCAGCGCCCATGGATGGGGAG TACGCTGTGGAGTGTGCCAACCTCAGCGACATGCCAGATATCGCTTTCATCATCAACGGTGTCTCCTACACCCTCAGCCCAACTGCCTACACGCTGCTG GACTATGTGGATGGAATGAAGTTGTGCAGCAGCGGCTTTCAAGGACTTGACATCCAGCCTCCTTCTGGGCCCCTCTGGATCCTGGGCGATGTCTTCATTCGGCAGTTTTACTCAGTCTTTGATCGTGGGAATAACCGCGTGGGGCTGGCCCCAGCAGTCCCTTGA